The Phaeobacter sp. A36a-5a DNA segment ATGATCTCTACCGCCATCATCGCCAGCTTCGATGCCACACGCGGGAAGGCGATCAGCGGCTTGCCGAACTGCTTGCGGTCCTGGGCATATTGCATAGCGATATCCAGAGCCGATTGCGCAACACCGATGGCGCGGGCTGCGGTCTGGATACGGGCGGATTCAAACGTTTCCATCAGCTGTTTGAAACCTTTGCCCTCTTCACCACCGAGGAGGTTCTCACGCTTCACGTGAAACCCGTCAAAGCCCAGCTCGTATTCCTTCATGCCGCGATAGCCCAGAACCTCGATCTCGCCACCGGTCATACCTTCGGTTGGGAACGGGTTTTCATCGGTGCCCGGTGTTTTTTCCGCAAGGAACATCGACAGGCCACGGTGATCTGTGCTGTCGGGGTCGGTCCGCGCGAGGAGGGTCATCACATGGGTCCGGGCGGCATGGGTGATCCATGTCTTGTTGCCGGTGATCTTGTAGTCGCCATTGTCATCCTTCACCGCGCGGGTGCGAAGAGATCCAAGATCAGAGCCTGTATTCGGCTCGGTGAATACCGCCGTCGGCAGGATTTCCGCGCTGGCAATCTTGGGCAGCCAATTGGCTTTCTGTTCTTCAGTGCCGCCTGCGATGATCAGCTCGGCGGCAATCTCGGAGCGGGTGCCAAGGCTGCCAACACCGATATAGCCGCGCGACAGCTCTTCGGAGACAACACACATCGACGCCTTGGAGAGACCAAAGCCGCCGTATTCTTCGGGAATGGTCAGACCAAAGACGCCCATCTCGGCCAGTTCCTCGATGATCTCCATCGGAATCAGCTCATCCTTCAGATGCCAGTCGTGGGCGTTTGGCTCGACCTTTTCGACCGCGTAGCGACGGAACTGGTCGCGGATCATCTCCAGTTCTTCGTCCAGACCTGAGGCGCCGAACATCACCGATCCGGCCTGTTCCTGCATCAGCTCAACCAGCCGGACGCGCGCTGCCTGCGTGTTGCCGCTGTCACAGAGCGTCATGACAGCAGGGGCCATCAGCATCCGCTGGCTCTCTTGCGACAGGCCCAGATCCTGCAAACGCAGGATTTCGCCCTGGTTCATCTGGATGCCGCCGTAGATCTGCCAGAGGTATTCGCCAAAACCGATTTGTAGCAGCAGGTGCTCCATCTCGCCAAACTTGCCATTTGAGTGCAGGTCGCTGGCCCAGCGGTGCATCTGGCGCAGGCTGTAGGCGTAGGTCGAGAGCCAGGCGAGGCCATGGGCGGCGGTCTGGTTGGCCTCGACCAGCGCGCCAGAGACCCGTCCGCCTTCGCTGACCTGATCGCGGACGGTGCTACGGGCCGCCTCCAGCAGCTGGTCAACCGGTTCCAGCGCAGCAGCGGTCAGCGCCAGCAAATCAGGAATAAGTGTTGGTTGCATTTGCGGGTCCTGTCCGTCGTGGGCCATGAATCACATCCTTTTCAGCTGGCTCAGTGGTAAATCATTTTGCAGTTGCAGCGCAACAAAAATACCCGAGGGCATTATGATTGGATCAAAAATTACGTAACGATTTTGCGCGCGCGGCGATGGAAACCTGTGCTAAGGGTTTGATCATGTCCGATAATTCGATCCTTACCGTTTTCCTCTCTGCGGGTCTTACCCTGGAAAACTTGATCTTTGCGTTTGCGATTGCAGCACTTGCCGGCACGGTCAAGGGGATGGTTGGTTTTGCCATGCCGATGATCCTTGTTTCAGGACTTAGCCTGTTCTTACCGCCCGATATTGCGCTTGCCGGGTTGATCCTGCCCACGCTGGTGACCAATGGGATGCAGGCCCTGCGGCAAGGGGTAATGGCGGCCTGGGAGTCGATTCGGCGGTTCAGGATCTTTCTGCTTGTGGGTCTGATCTTTCTGCTGGGCAGTGCGCAGCTGGTCCGCGTATTGCCACAGGACTTCATGCTGATCCTGATAGGCGGGCCGGTCACCCTGTTTGCTTTGTTGCAGCTGTTTGGGATTCCAATCCCCATTTCCAGCGCCACACCGCGTATTGAGGCAACGGTGGCTGCTGTCGCCGGCTTCATCGGTGGCTTCTCCGGTATCTGGGGGCCGCCCACGGTGGCCTATCTGACGGCGCTTGGAACCGAAAAGCGCGAGCAGATGCGGGTACAGGGAGTCATTTACGGGCTGGGCGCCGTGGCGCTGCTGGTGGCGCATATCGGGTCCGGCGTCATGAGAGCCGAGACCGCGCCCTTTTCAATGTTGCTGATCCCTCCGGCGATTCTGGGAATGTGGATCGGCGGACGGTTGCAGGATCGGATCAATCAGGTCACCTTTCGGCGGGTAACTTTGGTTGTATTGCTGCTGG contains these protein-coding regions:
- a CDS encoding acyl-CoA dehydrogenase family protein is translated as MAHDGQDPQMQPTLIPDLLALTAAALEPVDQLLEAARSTVRDQVSEGGRVSGALVEANQTAAHGLAWLSTYAYSLRQMHRWASDLHSNGKFGEMEHLLLQIGFGEYLWQIYGGIQMNQGEILRLQDLGLSQESQRMLMAPAVMTLCDSGNTQAARVRLVELMQEQAGSVMFGASGLDEELEMIRDQFRRYAVEKVEPNAHDWHLKDELIPMEIIEELAEMGVFGLTIPEEYGGFGLSKASMCVVSEELSRGYIGVGSLGTRSEIAAELIIAGGTEEQKANWLPKIASAEILPTAVFTEPNTGSDLGSLRTRAVKDDNGDYKITGNKTWITHAARTHVMTLLARTDPDSTDHRGLSMFLAEKTPGTDENPFPTEGMTGGEIEVLGYRGMKEYELGFDGFHVKRENLLGGEEGKGFKQLMETFESARIQTAARAIGVAQSALDIAMQYAQDRKQFGKPLIAFPRVASKLAMMAVEIMIARQLTYFSAWEKDNGHRCDLEAGMAKLLGARVAWAAADNGLQIHGGNGFALEYKISRVLCDARILNIFEGAAEIQAQVIARRLLA
- a CDS encoding sulfite exporter TauE/SafE family protein, encoding MSDNSILTVFLSAGLTLENLIFAFAIAALAGTVKGMVGFAMPMILVSGLSLFLPPDIALAGLILPTLVTNGMQALRQGVMAAWESIRRFRIFLLVGLIFLLGSAQLVRVLPQDFMLILIGGPVTLFALLQLFGIPIPISSATPRIEATVAAVAGFIGGFSGIWGPPTVAYLTALGTEKREQMRVQGVIYGLGAVALLVAHIGSGVMRAETAPFSMLLIPPAILGMWIGGRLQDRINQVTFRRVTLVVLLLAGANLLRRGLIS